In the genome of Candidatus Aminicenantes bacterium, the window AGCCGCGTGTCATTGTCATCCAGTCGGCATTCCACCACTATGATGTGCCCCACCAGTCGGAACGGTACAGTCCCGGCGTTCACAACCAGGGTCATTGCCATCATCCAGATCAAGGCAAAGATCCGGGTTCTTTTCATCCCCTTTCCTCCTCTCCGTCAGCGCCATTATCAACGATTTCCGCGTGAGGCACAACCCCGTGAACCGGGCACTGGGGACGGTGCTTGTAAGTATGTAAACACGAATCCCCCCCTTCCTGCCCCCTGTATCCAACTCTTTGACTGCTTTTTTCTATATTTTAACTTTCAGGCGGGTCTGTCTGTCATTGGCTTGCGCGGACGGGTTACCAAGGCGACACCGCCCAGGATGCCCGCCAGTGCAAGAAGTTGCAGACCTCCGACCGTTTCGCCGTCGATCACAGCCCATATCAGGGCGACCACGGGAATCAGATACGTAACAAAAGATGCCAGCAGTGCGCCGGCCAATTGGACCAGCCGGCTGAAAAGAGCGATGGCCGCCGCCGATCCCACCAGGGAAAGAATGGTCACCGCCGTCAAAGAAGGCAAGGTAGCCGCGGAAACATCCGGGATCCCTTCCAGCATCAGGATCGCGAACGCGGGAATCCCCATTGACACAAAGGCCATGGCGGAGATATCCATGGGTGAGATGGATGACAGGCGGGTCTGTAGGATATTTCCAGCAACTGCGTAAAGCAGCGTGGCCAGGACCACCAGCAGGCCAAACAGGTCCGCGGAGCGAAAAGCGAAACCGCGGCCGCCGACCAGAAGAATGGCACCGGTCAATCCCAGCAGCACTCCGGCGATGTCGCGTCCGGCAACCCGGATGGCAAAAAACATCGCACCCGTGATCAGTGTAAACAGGGGAACCAGGCTGTTGAGAATGCCGGCCGTACTGCTGTCT includes:
- a CDS encoding EamA/RhaT family transporter — protein: MTLSLIWGSSFILIKKSLVALTPLQTGSLRVLISALAFLPWLIIRRRHIPWRGILPVIVFSLCEVGIPPFLYAFAQTRIDSSTAGILNSLVPLFTLITGAMFFAIRVAGRDIAGVLLGLTGAILLVGGRGFAFRSADLFGLLVVLATLLYAVAGNILQTRLSSISPMDISAMAFVSMGIPAFAILMLEGIPDVSAATLPSLTAVTILSLVGSAAAIALFSRLVQLAGALLASFVTYLIPVVALIWAVIDGETVGGLQLLALAGILGGVALVTRPRKPMTDRPA